A window of Rhabdothermincola salaria contains these coding sequences:
- a CDS encoding CaiB/BaiF CoA-transferase family protein, whose protein sequence is MNDSSDPITDPTALLGDVRVVDLTDGYGAFTSRLMSDLGAEVVRIEPPGGGAGRRRRPRAADGTGLHHVHRNVGKVVVEIDPALDEGHQAVEEVLAGADIVVVADGWGHERDDMAPARLSERHPHLVVVSVTPYGIEGPGAEWPATELVAQALAGVVYRSGVPELPPVSAPGSYCEDVGSTTSALAALMALWQVRHGGAGQVVDTSTVLALAQCTEMSLPLWSLLNFDQVRSGSGLYPLFECSDGMARLVLPMTANDWRSLIAWLGNPPEWTGAGWEAAMLGEEERAQIMERLPGKFAGRTREEVTVDGEAAGLRVTPVLTPAELLENPHVVARGTFTEMPVDSEARPGLVMAGLFGVDGVRAAASGPPQTVDAPPSWPARPRPENDPGPAGVGPLTGLRVLEIGTGVAAPEAGRLLAEWGADVIKVETSTRPDFQRRVLGGDMNPAFATVARAKRALGADLGTDEGREVVRSLLPHVDVLVENNATGVIDRLGLGWEAVSAINPRLVMVGSQLYGDRGPWATRKGYGPSARAVGGLTWLWAHDAEAPRGVMTIHPDHLAGRLVAFGALAGLLARERTGRGCHLDVAQFEAVAALLGDLLLAESLEAGAAQPLGNRHLDHAPWNLYRGPDEPGGAESWLAVCVADDRQWAALASEVPELNRPEWATEEGRLADAHAVDAAVAAWVGTVATDDAERQLLAAGVPAGRALSPRLQAEHPLFVERGYVVSLDQPGSGSMLVEGPCFTASGLGEPHLAPAPALGEHTVAICRDLLAMDDADIDRLVALGALEVAQPAE, encoded by the coding sequence ATGAACGACAGCAGCGATCCCATCACCGACCCGACGGCCCTGCTCGGCGATGTCCGAGTGGTGGACCTGACCGATGGCTACGGGGCGTTCACGTCCCGGTTGATGAGCGACCTGGGCGCCGAGGTGGTGCGGATCGAGCCACCGGGCGGTGGCGCAGGGCGCCGGCGCCGGCCCCGTGCCGCCGACGGCACCGGGCTGCACCACGTCCACCGCAACGTCGGCAAGGTCGTCGTCGAGATCGATCCTGCGCTCGACGAGGGCCACCAGGCCGTCGAGGAGGTCCTGGCCGGGGCCGACATCGTGGTCGTGGCCGACGGGTGGGGCCACGAGCGCGACGACATGGCCCCGGCGCGGCTCTCCGAGCGCCACCCCCACCTGGTGGTCGTGTCCGTCACCCCCTACGGCATCGAGGGGCCCGGTGCCGAGTGGCCGGCCACCGAGCTGGTCGCCCAGGCCCTCGCCGGGGTCGTGTACCGCTCGGGCGTGCCCGAGCTGCCGCCGGTGTCGGCGCCCGGTTCCTACTGCGAGGACGTGGGGTCGACCACCTCGGCCCTGGCCGCCCTGATGGCCCTGTGGCAGGTCCGCCACGGGGGCGCCGGCCAGGTCGTCGACACCTCGACCGTGCTGGCCCTGGCCCAGTGCACCGAGATGTCGTTGCCCCTGTGGAGCCTTCTCAACTTCGACCAGGTCCGCTCCGGATCGGGTCTGTACCCCCTCTTCGAGTGCTCCGACGGGATGGCCCGCCTGGTGCTGCCCATGACGGCCAACGACTGGCGCAGCCTCATCGCCTGGCTGGGCAACCCGCCGGAGTGGACCGGTGCCGGATGGGAGGCCGCCATGCTGGGCGAGGAGGAGCGGGCCCAGATCATGGAGCGCCTCCCGGGCAAGTTCGCCGGCCGCACCCGCGAGGAGGTCACCGTCGACGGCGAGGCGGCCGGCCTGCGGGTCACGCCGGTGCTCACGCCGGCCGAGCTGCTCGAGAACCCTCACGTCGTGGCTCGTGGCACCTTCACCGAGATGCCGGTCGACTCCGAGGCCCGGCCCGGCCTGGTGATGGCCGGGCTGTTCGGCGTCGACGGCGTGCGGGCTGCCGCCAGCGGGCCCCCGCAGACGGTCGATGCTCCGCCGTCCTGGCCGGCGCGCCCCCGCCCCGAGAACGACCCTGGCCCCGCTGGCGTGGGGCCCCTGACCGGCCTGCGGGTCCTCGAGATCGGCACCGGCGTGGCTGCTCCCGAGGCAGGGCGCCTGCTGGCCGAGTGGGGGGCCGACGTCATCAAGGTCGAGACTTCCACCCGGCCCGACTTCCAGCGTCGGGTCCTCGGTGGCGACATGAACCCGGCGTTCGCCACCGTGGCCCGGGCCAAGCGGGCCCTCGGCGCCGACCTCGGCACCGACGAGGGGCGAGAGGTGGTGCGCTCGCTGCTCCCGCACGTCGACGTGCTCGTCGAGAACAACGCCACCGGCGTCATCGATCGTCTCGGGTTGGGCTGGGAGGCGGTCTCGGCGATCAACCCCCGCCTGGTCATGGTGGGCAGCCAGCTCTACGGCGATCGCGGGCCCTGGGCCACCCGCAAGGGCTACGGCCCGAGCGCCCGGGCGGTCGGCGGACTGACCTGGCTGTGGGCCCACGACGCGGAGGCCCCCCGTGGGGTGATGACCATCCACCCCGACCACCTGGCCGGTCGCCTCGTCGCCTTCGGGGCCCTCGCCGGGCTGTTGGCCCGTGAGCGCACCGGACGGGGATGCCACCTCGACGTGGCCCAGTTCGAAGCGGTGGCCGCCCTGCTCGGTGACCTGCTGCTGGCCGAGAGCCTCGAGGCCGGGGCCGCCCAGCCCCTCGGCAACCGCCACCTCGACCATGCCCCGTGGAACCTCTACCGGGGACCGGACGAGCCCGGCGGGGCCGAGAGCTGGCTGGCGGTGTGCGTCGCCGACGATCGGCAGTGGGCCGCCCTGGCCTCGGAGGTGCCCGAGCTCAACCGTCCGGAGTGGGCCACCGAGGAGGGCCGCCTCGCCGACGCCCATGCCGTCGACGCCGCGGTGGCGGCCTGGGTGGGCACCGTCGCCACCGACGACGCCGAGCGCCAGCTGCTCGCCGCCGGTGTGCCCGCTGGTCGGGCCCTGAGTCCGCGACTGCAGGCCGAGCACCCGCTCTTCGTCGAGCGGGGCTACGTCGTCTCCCTCGACCAGCCCGGCTCCGGTTCGATGCTGGTGGAGGGTCCGTGCTTCACCGCCTCCGGTCTGGGCGAGCCCCACCTGGCCCCGGCCCCGGCGCTGGGGGAGCACACCGTGGCCATCTGTCGCGACCTGTTGGCCATGGACGACGCCGACATCGACCGGCTGGTCGCCCTGGGCGCCCTGGAGGTGGCCCAGCCGGCCGAGTAG
- a CDS encoding amidohydrolase family protein — MQRYTVISADCHAGADLRDYRPYLEARHHDAFDAWADGFVNPFGDLQRDDADRNWDSGRRLRDLEADGVVAEVVYPNTVPPFFPSGGLVATSPAADEFELRLAGLRAHNRWLAEWCAEAPERRAGIGQILLNDTDEAVRDVHWIADHGLRGGVLLPGVPPDAPIAPLHAPDHDPVWRACEERGLVVNAHGGGGSPQYGPYPASLSMWLMEVAWYSHRPLWAFVLSGVFDRFPALRLVLAEQGVGWVATALSSMDNFYAQLAAGNVGELAFVEPFLLERMPSEYWETNCAIGASFLHRDDCERRDLLGVDHIMWGSDYPHLEGTPPFSKEGIAKTFAGVPRPEVEAMLAGNAAAVYGFDLDVLAPLAARVGPLVDDVAAGLDAVPEGATSPAFAEHMIPTV, encoded by the coding sequence ATGCAGCGTTACACCGTCATCTCGGCCGACTGCCACGCCGGCGCCGACCTGCGCGACTACCGGCCCTACCTCGAGGCGCGCCACCACGACGCGTTCGACGCCTGGGCCGACGGCTTCGTCAACCCGTTCGGCGATCTCCAGCGCGACGACGCCGACCGGAACTGGGACAGCGGACGGCGCCTGCGGGACCTCGAGGCCGACGGCGTGGTGGCCGAGGTGGTGTACCCGAACACCGTGCCGCCGTTCTTCCCGAGCGGTGGGCTGGTGGCCACGTCCCCGGCGGCGGACGAGTTCGAGCTGCGCCTCGCTGGCCTCCGGGCCCACAACCGATGGCTGGCCGAGTGGTGCGCGGAGGCTCCCGAGCGCCGTGCCGGCATCGGCCAGATCCTCCTCAACGACACCGACGAAGCCGTGCGCGACGTCCACTGGATCGCCGACCACGGCCTGCGGGGTGGGGTGTTGCTCCCCGGGGTCCCGCCCGATGCACCCATCGCTCCTCTGCACGCTCCGGACCACGATCCGGTCTGGCGGGCCTGCGAGGAGCGGGGCCTGGTCGTGAACGCCCACGGCGGTGGTGGTTCGCCGCAGTACGGGCCCTATCCGGCCTCGCTGTCGATGTGGCTGATGGAGGTGGCGTGGTACTCGCACCGACCCCTGTGGGCCTTCGTGCTCTCGGGCGTCTTCGATCGCTTCCCGGCCCTGCGTCTGGTGCTCGCCGAGCAGGGCGTGGGGTGGGTGGCCACCGCCTTGTCGTCGATGGACAACTTCTACGCCCAGCTGGCGGCCGGCAACGTCGGCGAGCTGGCGTTCGTGGAGCCCTTCCTGCTCGAGCGGATGCCCAGCGAGTACTGGGAGACCAACTGCGCCATCGGCGCCAGCTTCTTGCACCGTGACGACTGCGAGCGACGCGACCTGCTCGGCGTCGACCACATCATGTGGGGCAGCGACTACCCGCACCTCGAGGGCACGCCCCCGTTCTCCAAGGAGGGCATCGCCAAGACCTTCGCCGGCGTGCCCCGCCCCGAGGTCGAGGCCATGCTGGCGGGCAACGCGGCGGCTGTCTACGGCTTCGACCTCGACGTGCTGGCCCCGCTGGCGGCACGCGTCGGGCCGCTGGTCGACGACGTGGCCGCGGGGCTCGACGCCGTGCCCGAAGGGGCGACCAGCCCCGCCTTCGCCGAGCACATGATCCCCACCGTCTGA
- a CDS encoding 2-isopropylmalate synthase encodes METTPTPASPVTDDPDRIIIFDTTLRDGEQSPGISLDQGEKVEIAEQLARLGVDVIEAGFPIASQGDFESVQAIARAVQGPVICGLSRTARKDIDRCWEAIEPAARHRIHVFIATSETHMVHKLRMTPDQVKAETAAAVAHARGYTDDVEFSPEDASRSDFDFMCEVLQIAVDNGATTLNIPDTVGFGVPEEYAKRLHDVRDRVTGDYVISTHCHNDLGLAVANSLAAVQTGARQVECSINGIGERAGNAALEEVVMALRTRSDYYGGVDTGIRSEELARTSRLVSRLTGYPVQYNKAVVGRNAFAHESGIHQHGVLTERSTYEIMDPAAVGQGESKIVLGKHSGRHAFADTLKKMGYDLHGDALNQVFTRFKELADRKVELSESDLEALVAEEMGDTVRYAYQLVSIDAHGGSSSTPVATVVVDRDGTKLEATAEGDGMVDAACQAIRSATGIDGVLTDYTVTSVTGGVDALADVALRFEADGMSMPGRGLSTDVVEASARAFLNAMNRIVRVRDSGEDPTAVDRPGSLR; translated from the coding sequence ATGGAGACCACGCCCACCCCCGCCAGTCCCGTCACCGACGACCCCGACCGCATCATCATCTTCGACACCACGCTCCGCGACGGCGAGCAGTCCCCGGGCATCTCCCTCGACCAGGGCGAGAAGGTCGAGATCGCCGAGCAACTGGCCCGCCTCGGCGTCGACGTCATCGAGGCCGGCTTCCCCATCGCCAGCCAGGGCGACTTCGAGTCGGTGCAGGCCATCGCCCGGGCCGTCCAGGGCCCCGTGATCTGCGGGCTGTCGCGGACCGCCCGCAAGGACATCGACCGCTGCTGGGAGGCCATCGAGCCCGCGGCCCGGCACCGCATCCACGTGTTCATCGCCACCAGCGAGACCCACATGGTCCACAAGCTGCGCATGACGCCCGACCAGGTGAAGGCCGAGACGGCCGCCGCCGTGGCCCACGCCCGGGGCTACACCGACGACGTGGAGTTCTCACCGGAGGACGCCTCGCGCTCCGACTTCGACTTCATGTGCGAGGTGCTGCAGATCGCGGTCGACAACGGCGCCACCACCTTGAACATCCCCGACACCGTCGGCTTCGGGGTGCCCGAGGAGTACGCCAAGCGCCTGCACGACGTGCGCGACCGGGTCACGGGCGACTACGTCATCTCCACCCACTGCCACAACGATCTGGGCCTGGCCGTGGCCAACTCCCTCGCCGCCGTGCAGACCGGGGCCCGCCAGGTGGAGTGCTCCATCAACGGCATCGGCGAGCGCGCCGGCAACGCCGCGCTCGAAGAGGTCGTGATGGCCCTGCGCACCCGCTCGGACTACTACGGCGGAGTCGACACCGGCATCCGCTCGGAGGAGCTGGCCCGCACCAGTCGCCTGGTGAGCCGCCTCACCGGCTACCCGGTCCAGTACAACAAGGCCGTCGTCGGACGCAACGCCTTCGCCCACGAGTCCGGCATCCACCAGCACGGGGTGCTCACCGAGCGCAGCACCTACGAGATCATGGACCCCGCCGCCGTCGGGCAGGGCGAGTCCAAGATCGTGCTGGGCAAGCACTCCGGCCGCCACGCCTTCGCCGACACCCTGAAGAAGATGGGCTACGACCTGCACGGCGACGCCCTCAACCAGGTGTTCACCCGGTTCAAGGAGCTGGCCGACCGCAAGGTCGAGCTGAGCGAGTCCGACCTCGAGGCGCTGGTGGCCGAGGAGATGGGCGACACCGTGCGCTACGCCTACCAGCTGGTGTCCATCGACGCCCACGGCGGCTCGTCGTCCACACCCGTGGCCACGGTGGTCGTCGACCGCGACGGCACCAAGCTCGAGGCCACCGCCGAGGGCGACGGCATGGTCGACGCCGCATGCCAGGCCATCCGCTCGGCCACCGGCATCGACGGGGTGCTCACCGACTACACCGTCACATCGGTCACCGGCGGGGTCGACGCCCTCGCCGACGTGGCGCTGCGTTTCGAGGCCGACGGCATGTCGATGCCGGGGCGGGGGCTTTCCACCGACGTCGTGGAGGCCTCGGCCCGGGCCTTCCTCAACGCCATGAACCGCATCGTCCGGGTCCGCGATTCGGGCGAGGACCCCACGGCCGTGGACCGGCCGGGCTCGCTGCGGTAG
- the serA gene encoding phosphoglycerate dehydrogenase, translating to MARILVTEAIAEGGLDRLREAGHTVDIHEGLSPDELLQAVPGAHALIIRSATQVTAEVLAAATDMVVVGRAGIGLDNVDVAAATDRGVMVVNAPQSNILSAAEQTMALLLAQARNIPQAHAALVAGRWERSRWTGVELADKTLGVVGLGRIGKLVAQRAMAFGMRIVAHDPFVSPEMGRKMNIDLVDLDTLMDVSDFVTLHVAKTPETIGLIDADRLAKAKAGIRIINVARGGIVIESDLAEAIKSGHVGGAALDVFDTEPTTESPLFGLPEVVVTPHLGASTHEAQDKAGDTIADMVELALAGEFVPFAVNVNAAEASETVRPFLSLAERLGSLFAGLTGGVGELQISYEGEIGGYDTRILTLSLLKGFFGRISDDPVSYVNAPKLAEEHGIGVTETATTTSHHYVNQITIRAGEHCISGTLVGLEGEARLVMVDDHRVDLPPARHMVVVRNDDRPGMIGKVGTLVGEAGINIADMDVGQSASGVSALMVLATTEPVPAEVQDALRSVDGIVSVASLT from the coding sequence ATGGCCCGCATCCTCGTCACCGAAGCCATCGCCGAAGGCGGTCTCGACCGTCTGCGCGAGGCCGGTCACACCGTCGACATCCACGAGGGGCTCAGCCCCGACGAGCTGTTGCAGGCGGTGCCGGGGGCCCATGCCCTCATCATCCGCTCGGCCACCCAGGTCACCGCCGAGGTCCTCGCCGCCGCCACCGACATGGTCGTGGTGGGCCGGGCCGGCATCGGGCTCGACAACGTCGACGTGGCTGCGGCCACCGACCGCGGCGTCATGGTGGTCAACGCTCCGCAGTCCAACATCCTCTCCGCGGCCGAGCAGACGATGGCGCTGCTGTTGGCCCAGGCCCGCAACATCCCCCAGGCCCACGCCGCGCTCGTGGCCGGCCGCTGGGAGCGCAGCCGCTGGACCGGTGTCGAGCTCGCCGACAAGACCCTCGGCGTCGTCGGCCTCGGTCGCATCGGCAAGCTGGTCGCCCAGCGGGCCATGGCCTTCGGGATGCGCATCGTGGCTCACGACCCGTTCGTCAGCCCCGAGATGGGTCGCAAGATGAACATCGACCTGGTCGATCTCGACACGTTGATGGACGTCAGCGACTTCGTCACGCTCCACGTGGCCAAGACCCCCGAGACGATCGGCCTGATCGATGCCGACCGCCTGGCCAAGGCCAAAGCCGGCATCCGCATCATCAACGTGGCCCGGGGCGGCATCGTGATCGAGTCCGACCTGGCCGAGGCCATCAAGAGCGGTCACGTCGGGGGCGCCGCCCTCGACGTGTTCGACACCGAGCCCACCACCGAGTCGCCCCTGTTCGGTCTGCCCGAGGTCGTGGTCACCCCGCACCTCGGTGCCTCCACCCACGAGGCCCAGGACAAGGCCGGCGACACCATCGCCGACATGGTCGAGCTGGCCCTCGCCGGCGAGTTCGTGCCGTTCGCAGTCAACGTCAACGCCGCCGAGGCCAGTGAGACGGTGCGCCCCTTCCTCTCGCTCGCCGAACGGCTCGGTTCGCTGTTCGCCGGCCTCACCGGCGGTGTGGGCGAGCTGCAGATCTCCTACGAGGGCGAGATCGGCGGGTACGACACCCGCATCCTCACCCTGTCGCTGCTCAAGGGCTTCTTCGGGCGCATCAGCGACGACCCGGTGTCCTACGTCAACGCGCCCAAGCTGGCCGAGGAGCACGGCATCGGCGTCACCGAGACGGCCACGACGACGTCGCACCACTACGTGAACCAGATCACCATCCGGGCCGGCGAGCACTGCATCTCCGGCACCCTCGTCGGGCTCGAGGGCGAGGCCCGGCTGGTGATGGTCGACGACCACCGCGTCGACCTCCCGCCCGCCCGGCACATGGTCGTGGTGCGCAACGACGACCGTCCCGGGATGATCGGCAAGGTCGGCACGCTGGTCGGCGAGGCCGGCATCAACATCGCCGACATGGACGTGGGCCAGTCGGCGAGCGGCGTCTCGGCGCTGATGGTGCTGGCCACCACCGAGCCGGTGCCCGCCGAGGTCCAGGACGCGCTTCGTTCGGTCGATGGCATCGTGTCGGTCGCCTCCTTGACCTGA
- a CDS encoding S9 family peptidase, whose protein sequence is MPAPEARPHGSWPSPITPEVIVAKSVSIGEVAVGLDDVWWAEARPEEGGRVQLVRHRPGGDRVDVLPDGYAARTRVHEYGGGAWWLHGPDVVFANWADQRLYRLDGGADRPVALTPEPEVPLGDRYADGRVTADGRWTVCVRERHRPDGSEPANELVGVALRPDGDPADPVVLATGSDFVAAPRPSPDGRHLCWLRWNHPDMPWDGTELCVAPIVDGPDGSDDISVGDAVVVAGSRDESVTNPGWGPDGSLLFCSDRADWWNLYRLTADQVSAATDGPAAVVPEPAPVALLEAEIGVPHWVFDQSRWAVLADGRILVAFMRDGLDHLGVVEADGGDVVALASGITAWSSLRAFGSGAVAVGASPTTEAAVFALDVPDVVAPDGATAVSTVALRPPRELGIDVAWFSVPEPIIFATTGDRFAHALHYPPTNPEVVAPAGEAPPLIVMIHGGPTSAARPQLNLGVQFWTSRGFGVVDVNYGGSTGYGRRYRRRLNGEWGIVDVDDCVGATRYLVDHGAADRDRLIIRGGSAGGFTTLAALTFREVFAAGCSMYGVADLEALARDTHKFEARYLDSLVGPYPARRDLYEERSPIHHTDELECPLLVLQGLEDEVVPPAQSEMIVEALADKGVPHAYLAFEGEQHGFRQAATIVRALQAEASFYAQVLGFELSDDIEPLEITDL, encoded by the coding sequence GTGCCGGCCCCCGAGGCACGGCCCCACGGGTCGTGGCCCTCGCCCATCACCCCCGAGGTCATCGTCGCCAAGTCGGTCTCGATCGGCGAGGTGGCCGTGGGCCTCGACGACGTGTGGTGGGCCGAGGCCCGACCCGAGGAAGGGGGACGGGTCCAGCTGGTCCGCCACCGTCCCGGCGGCGACCGCGTCGACGTCCTCCCCGACGGCTACGCGGCGCGCACCCGGGTGCACGAGTACGGCGGGGGCGCGTGGTGGTTGCACGGGCCCGACGTCGTCTTCGCCAACTGGGCCGACCAGCGGCTGTACCGCCTCGACGGCGGTGCCGACCGGCCGGTGGCGCTCACCCCCGAGCCCGAGGTTCCCCTGGGCGACCGCTACGCCGACGGCCGGGTCACCGCGGACGGCCGCTGGACCGTGTGCGTGCGCGAGCGGCACCGCCCCGACGGCAGCGAGCCGGCCAACGAGCTGGTCGGTGTCGCCCTGCGTCCCGACGGCGATCCCGCCGATCCGGTGGTGTTGGCCACCGGCAGCGACTTCGTGGCCGCCCCCCGGCCGAGCCCCGATGGCCGCCACCTCTGCTGGCTGCGCTGGAACCACCCCGACATGCCGTGGGACGGCACCGAGCTGTGCGTGGCCCCCATCGTCGATGGCCCCGACGGTTCGGACGACATCTCCGTCGGCGACGCGGTGGTGGTCGCCGGCAGCCGAGACGAGTCGGTCACCAACCCCGGTTGGGGTCCGGACGGTTCCCTGCTGTTCTGCTCGGATCGCGCCGACTGGTGGAACCTCTACCGGCTGACGGCCGACCAGGTGAGCGCCGCCACCGACGGTCCGGCGGCCGTCGTCCCCGAACCGGCGCCGGTCGCCCTGCTCGAGGCCGAGATCGGGGTGCCCCACTGGGTGTTCGACCAGTCCCGCTGGGCGGTCCTGGCCGACGGTCGCATCCTCGTCGCCTTCATGCGCGACGGGCTCGACCACCTCGGTGTGGTCGAGGCCGACGGCGGCGACGTGGTGGCGCTGGCCTCGGGGATCACCGCCTGGTCGTCGCTGCGCGCGTTCGGGAGCGGCGCAGTGGCGGTCGGGGCGTCGCCCACCACCGAGGCGGCGGTGTTCGCGCTCGACGTGCCCGATGTCGTCGCCCCCGACGGTGCCACCGCGGTGAGCACGGTGGCCCTGCGTCCACCCCGGGAGCTGGGCATCGATGTCGCCTGGTTCTCGGTGCCCGAGCCGATCATCTTCGCCACCACCGGCGACCGCTTCGCCCACGCCCTGCACTACCCGCCCACCAACCCCGAGGTGGTGGCTCCGGCCGGCGAGGCGCCGCCGCTCATCGTGATGATCCACGGCGGCCCCACCTCGGCGGCCCGGCCCCAGCTGAACCTCGGCGTGCAGTTCTGGACGTCGCGCGGGTTCGGGGTCGTCGACGTCAACTACGGAGGCTCCACCGGGTACGGACGCCGCTACCGGCGTCGGCTCAACGGCGAGTGGGGCATCGTCGACGTCGACGATTGCGTCGGTGCCACCCGCTATCTGGTCGACCACGGCGCGGCCGACCGTGATCGCCTCATCATCCGCGGGGGGAGCGCCGGGGGCTTCACCACCCTGGCCGCTCTCACCTTCCGTGAGGTCTTCGCCGCCGGCTGCTCCATGTACGGCGTGGCCGACCTCGAGGCCCTCGCACGCGACACCCACAAGTTCGAGGCCCGCTACCTCGACTCGCTCGTGGGGCCCTACCCGGCCCGCCGCGACCTCTACGAGGAGCGCTCTCCCATCCACCACACCGATGAGCTCGAGTGCCCCTTGTTGGTCCTGCAGGGCCTCGAGGACGAGGTGGTGCCGCCTGCGCAGAGCGAGATGATCGTGGAGGCCCTGGCCGACAAGGGCGTGCCCCACGCCTACCTGGCCTTCGAGGGCGAGCAGCACGGCTTCCGGCAGGCCGCCACCATCGTGCGGGCGTTGCAGGCCGAGGCCAGCTTCTACGCCCAGGTCCTCGGCTTCGAGTTGTCCGACGACATCGAGCCGCTCGAGATCACCGACCTCTGA
- a CDS encoding pyridoxal phosphate-dependent aminotransferase: MPERLSRRVAAIAESATLAVDAKAKALKAAGEPVIGFGAGEPDFPSPAHVVTAAQEACSDPKNHRYSPAGGLPELKEAVAAATNRHSGTEVTPGQVLITNGGKHAVYNAFEAILNPGDEVLLPAPYWTTYPEPIALAGGSSVVLPTGVDAEFRVTVDQLEAARTPNTKAMVFVSPSNPTGAVYPADEVRAIGEWAVEHGIWVLTDEIYEYLTFGDHTFSSMPGLVPELADTCLILNGVAKTYAMTGWRVGWMIGPADVVKAATNLQSHSTSNVANVSQRAALAALEGGLDCVDEMREAFARRAQLIHGLLNDIPGVTSMEPQGAFYAFPSFEGVLGKDLDGARPTTTIELAEVVLDKAKVAIVPGEAFGAPGYARLSFAIGDDDIREGVGRIAELLSRAK; this comes from the coding sequence ATGCCCGAGCGCCTGTCCCGTCGCGTCGCCGCCATCGCCGAGTCGGCCACCCTGGCCGTCGACGCCAAGGCCAAGGCCCTCAAGGCGGCCGGCGAGCCCGTCATCGGCTTCGGGGCCGGCGAGCCCGACTTCCCGTCGCCGGCCCACGTGGTCACCGCCGCCCAGGAGGCGTGCTCCGACCCCAAGAACCACCGCTACAGCCCCGCCGGCGGCCTGCCCGAGCTGAAGGAAGCGGTCGCGGCCGCCACCAACCGCCACTCGGGCACTGAGGTGACGCCCGGGCAGGTCCTCATCACCAACGGCGGCAAGCACGCCGTCTACAACGCCTTCGAGGCCATCCTCAACCCTGGCGACGAGGTCCTGCTGCCGGCGCCCTACTGGACGACGTACCCCGAGCCGATCGCCCTGGCCGGGGGCTCCTCGGTGGTGTTGCCCACCGGCGTCGACGCCGAGTTCCGGGTCACCGTCGACCAGCTCGAAGCCGCCCGCACCCCGAACACCAAGGCCATGGTGTTCGTGTCCCCGTCCAACCCGACCGGTGCCGTGTACCCCGCCGACGAGGTGCGGGCCATCGGCGAGTGGGCCGTCGAGCACGGGATCTGGGTGCTCACCGACGAGATCTACGAGTACCTCACCTTCGGTGACCACACGTTCTCCTCCATGCCCGGTCTGGTGCCCGAGCTGGCCGACACCTGCCTGATCCTCAACGGTGTGGCCAAGACCTACGCCATGACCGGCTGGCGGGTGGGGTGGATGATCGGCCCGGCCGACGTCGTCAAGGCCGCCACCAACCTCCAGTCCCACTCCACGTCCAACGTGGCCAACGTCTCCCAGCGTGCTGCCCTCGCCGCCCTCGAAGGAGGCCTCGACTGCGTCGACGAGATGCGCGAGGCGTTCGCCCGCCGGGCCCAGCTCATCCACGGCCTCCTCAACGACATCCCCGGGGTCACGTCCATGGAGCCCCAGGGGGCCTTCTACGCCTTCCCGTCGTTCGAGGGTGTCCTGGGTAAGGACCTCGACGGAGCCCGTCCCACCACCACCATCGAGCTCGCCGAGGTCGTCCTCGACAAGGCCAAGGTGGCCATCGTGCCCGGCGAGGCGTTCGGCGCTCCCGGCTACGCCCGCTTGTCGTTCGCCATCGGCGACGACGACATCCGCGAGGGCGTGGGTCGCATCGCCGAGCTCCTGAGCCGGGCGAAGTAG